From the Solanum pennellii chromosome 4, SPENNV200 genome, one window contains:
- the LOC107017913 gene encoding chorismate synthase 1, chloroplastic — MASFVPTKQFVGASSSSDIGSSRLGSLQLPSKFSSSNFHLPSRPSQLKRLEIQAAGSTFGNYFRVTTFGESHGGGVGCIIDGCPPRLPLSESDMQVELDRRRPGQSRITTPRKETDTCKISSGTADGLTTGSPIKVEVPNTDQRGNDYSEMSLAYRPSHADATYDFKYGVRSVQGGGRSSARETIGRVAAGAVAKKILKLYSGAEVLAYVSQVHQVVLPEDLIDHQNVTLEQIESNIVRCPDPEYAEKMIAAIDAVRVRGDSVGGVVTCIVRNLPRGLGTPVFDKLEAELAKACMSLPATKGFEFGSGFAGTFMTGSEHNDEFYMDEHGRIRTRTNRSGGIQGGISNGEVINMRIGFKPTSTISRKQQTVTRDKHETELIARGRHDPCVVPRAVPMVEAMVALVLVDQLMAQYSQCMMFPINPELQEPLQSSPESAEVTL, encoded by the exons ATGGCGTCTTTTGTACCTACCAAACAATTTGTCGGAGCTTCGTCGTCCTCCGATATCGGATCCTCTCGTCTTGGATCTCTTCAGCTACCTTCTAAGTTCTCATCTTCCAACTTTCATCTCCCATCTCGTCCATCACAACTCAAACGCTTAG AGATACAGGCTGCTGGTAGTACATTTGGAAATTACTTCCGCGTTACAACTTTTGGAGAATCTCATGGTGGTGGAGTTGGTTGTATTATTGATGGATGTCCTCCCCGTCTCCCACTTTCTGAATCTGATATGCAGGTGGAACTTGACAGGAG GAGGCCAGGTCAAAGCCGGATTACCACACCTAGGAAAGAGACTGACACTTGCAAAATTTCATCAGGCACTGCAGATG GGCTGACTACTGGATCTCCAATCAAGGTTGAAGTACCTAACACTGATCAGAGAGGAAAT GACTACAGTGAAATGTCGCTTGCTTACAGGCCATCTCATGCAGATGCCACTTATGACTTCAAGTATGGAGTGAGATCTGTACAG GGGGGTGGTAGATCATCAGCAAGAGAGACTATTGGGAGAGTTGCTGCTGGAGCAGTTGCTAAGAAAATTCTCAAACTCTATTCTGGAGCTGAG GTTCTTGCTTATGTTTCTCAAGTTCACCAAGTTGTACTTCCTGAGGATTTGATTGATCATCAGAATGTGACTTTAGAGCAG ATAGAAAGCAATATTGTCCGATGCCCGGATCCGGAATATGCAGAGAAGATGATTGCTGCTATTGATGCTGTACGAGTGAGAGGAGACTCTGTTGGTGGTGTTGTAACTTGCATTGTTAGAAATCTCCCACGG GGTCTTGGTACACCAGTCTTCGATAAACTTGAAGCTGAGCTAGCCAAAGCTTGCATGTCATTACCTGCGACAAAGGGTTTTGAGTTTGGAAGTGGCTTTGCAG GCACGTTCATGACTGGTAGCGAGCATAATGATGAATTCTATATGGATGAGCATGGCCGAATCAGGACAAGAACCAACAGATCTGGTGGAATCCAG GGCGGTATATCAAATGGAGAAGTTATCAATATGAGAATAGGTTTCAAGCCAACTTCAACTATTTCT AGGAAGCAGCAAACTGTGACAAGAGACAAACACGAAACAGAACTCATCGCTAGGGGTCGCCATGATCCTTGTGTGGTTCCCCGAG CTGTTCCAATGGTTGAAGCAATGGTCGCCTTGGTGCTTGTCGATCAGTTAATGGCTCAGTATTCACAGTGTATGATGTTCCCAATCAATCCTGAACTACAGGAACCTTTGCAGTCATCACCTGAATCAGCTGAGGTTACCCTCTGA
- the LOC107016733 gene encoding uncharacterized protein LOC107016733 translates to MSRDVTGVSEDLEDECRTTMYHDNMDLYRLMVHTQQVEESRRRKRGREGKKLRPSDQASSSTGDKSVRKKGNDRNAQRDRKSCGKCGRLHGGECMVGSNACYGCDKSGHMIRDCPHVKNQAKADTHPRPNPTAAAEPPKRNMFYALKGRQEQGKEAKFEWSETCENSFQELKDRLTLDPVLTLPRSSEGNVVYYDASRVGLGCILMQDDKVIAYASK, encoded by the exons ATGAGCAGGGATGTGACTGGTGTATCGGAGGATCTGGAGGATGAATGTCGGACAACCATGTatcatgataacatggacctttATAGGTTGATGGTACATACACAGCAGGTGGAGGAGAGTCGTCGGAGGAAAAGAGGCCGAGAAGGCAAGAAGCTTAGGCCCTCGGATCAGGCTAGTTCTAGCACTG GGGACAAGTCTGTCCGCAAGAAAGGCAATGATAGAAATGCCCAGCGTGACAGAAAGTCGTGTGGTAAGTGTGGCCGTTTGCATGGAGGTGAGTGCATGGTAGGTTCTAATGCCTGCTATGGGTGCGACAAGAGTGGGCATATGATCAGGGACTGCCCACATGTGAAGAATCAGGCCAAGGCAGATACACATCCTCGGCCTAATCCTACTGCTGCAGCCGAGCCTCCCAAAAGGAACATGTTCtatgctttgaaaggtagaCAGGAGCAGGGAA AAGAGgcgaagtttgagtggtctgaaACTTGTGAAAATAGCTTCCAAGAGCTCAAAGACCGACTCACTTTAGACCCAGTTCTCACATTGCCGAGGAGTAGTGAAGGGAATGTGGTGTACTATGATGCttcccgagtaggtttgggatgtaTTCTTATGCAGGATGACaaggtgattgcatatgcatcaaaataa